A window from Candidatus Nitrospira neomarina encodes these proteins:
- a CDS encoding TM0106 family RecB-like putative nuclease, with translation MKKDLSGQLVFSPSDLIRYLASPFASWMERYFLENPGAVAPDEETEDGRLIAQTGAQHERAVLDEFKTSGAKLAEITRTDPTVARTTTLSAINANVPIIYQAFLEHEPFAGFADFLLLDETGRYQVWDTKLARSPKSYYAIQLCCYSELLAAATEAPMPKKFGLILGTKERVEFRIEDFIHYYRRIKMNFLTMQKGFTGNITDRPEPLPQADHGRWNSHAEKFFQDTDHLVQVAGISMGQIKKLKKGGIATVADLSAASGASIRKLAPDSLAKLVAQARLQCQTRADRGENPDAPPRYEILPPIGANGEPVGLAALPQDHPADVFFDMEGYPLVAGGLEYLFGVCTRTGRPDSFEFMDWWAHNREEEQLAFEGFVDWAFNRWQRNPGMHIYHYAPYEVSAVRRLSTRHDTRQDEVDALLRNEVFVDLFQIVRHGLRLGENSYSLKTVERLYRPQRATEVATAADSIVQYARWIESQQPGDWNHSPILKDIRDYNQDDCTSTAELLQWLRKVVVEHQITAVSLDSETAPLAPKELPPEVVTRLETAAQLRRQGDAISLILADVIDFHRREEKPMWWRMFDRATATPEELRDDPACLEGICAVGPPMPEKLSLVQEYRFDPSQECKLAAGDKSKVLFTHNLNAKFTLFELDISTGSLSLKISKKALSEKFSGAFPSQGSLLPDEHVPATAIQLALTEVVTRHLSHNLNAPVAALLNRVPPLTPLQRNGESPTEAAKRVTESMGGGCLVIQGPPGTGKTFTASQVITSLLVSGKKVGVASNSHKAVMNLLTACGDAAQESGSRLQGIKVGGDAEDPLFTCNPGLQYLKDATCAHQAYTGGVVGGTAWLFTRPEWEGALDFLFIDEAGQVALANAIAMARCAKNLVLLGDQMQLEQPVQGSHPGDAGLSALQYALKDLEASQPDSPIMHAVIPPDYGLFLGESRRMHPAVCRFISESMYEGRLKSHADCARQKIVVPPGANSLIACESGIIFSGVEHDGNVQQSDEEIERVTAMYHALQGRLYTDKDGVTRPLALEDFLFIAPYNAQVRALQVALPDGARVGSVDKFQGQEAPVCILSLCSSYGEYGSRGLAFILDRNRVNVAISRAQCLAIVVADPRIADTPPGSLDDMKLINLFCKLTDTSIST, from the coding sequence ATGAAGAAAGACCTCTCAGGCCAACTGGTGTTTTCGCCAAGCGATCTTATCCGCTATCTGGCCTCACCGTTCGCATCATGGATGGAACGATATTTTTTGGAGAATCCCGGCGCCGTTGCGCCTGATGAGGAAACCGAGGATGGACGACTGATCGCGCAAACCGGCGCACAGCACGAACGCGCGGTACTTGATGAATTCAAAACATCTGGCGCCAAACTGGCCGAAATTACAAGGACCGATCCTACCGTTGCCCGGACAACGACCCTCTCCGCAATCAATGCAAACGTCCCCATTATCTATCAGGCCTTTTTGGAACATGAACCGTTCGCGGGGTTTGCCGACTTTCTTTTGCTCGATGAAACCGGACGGTATCAGGTGTGGGACACGAAACTGGCCCGCTCACCCAAGTCTTATTATGCGATTCAACTTTGTTGCTATTCGGAGTTACTCGCCGCTGCCACTGAAGCCCCTATGCCGAAAAAGTTCGGACTCATCCTCGGCACCAAAGAACGGGTTGAATTCCGGATCGAAGATTTCATCCATTACTACCGCCGAATAAAAATGAATTTCCTGACCATGCAGAAAGGCTTCACAGGGAACATCACGGATCGCCCGGAGCCTCTACCGCAAGCCGATCACGGCCGGTGGAATTCCCATGCGGAGAAATTCTTCCAGGACACGGACCATCTCGTGCAGGTGGCGGGAATCAGCATGGGCCAGATTAAAAAGCTGAAGAAAGGTGGGATCGCCACGGTAGCCGATCTCTCTGCAGCCTCAGGCGCCTCCATTCGCAAACTGGCTCCCGACTCACTTGCAAAACTTGTCGCCCAGGCACGGCTTCAATGCCAAACGCGGGCCGACCGGGGTGAAAATCCCGATGCCCCTCCGCGCTACGAAATACTGCCTCCAATCGGTGCGAATGGCGAACCGGTGGGCCTGGCCGCTCTTCCTCAAGATCATCCGGCGGATGTCTTCTTCGACATGGAGGGGTACCCGCTGGTTGCCGGGGGACTGGAATATCTGTTTGGAGTCTGCACGCGAACCGGGCGGCCGGATTCATTTGAGTTTATGGACTGGTGGGCACACAACCGGGAGGAAGAACAGCTGGCCTTTGAGGGCTTCGTGGACTGGGCCTTCAATCGATGGCAGCGTAACCCCGGCATGCACATTTACCATTATGCCCCGTATGAGGTCAGCGCGGTGCGCCGATTGAGCACCCGTCACGATACCCGTCAGGACGAGGTGGATGCGCTGCTCCGGAACGAGGTGTTCGTTGATCTTTTTCAGATTGTCCGTCACGGCCTACGCCTCGGCGAGAATAGCTACTCACTCAAGACAGTCGAGCGCCTTTACCGACCGCAACGCGCCACCGAGGTGGCCACTGCGGCTGACTCGATCGTGCAATACGCCAGGTGGATCGAAAGCCAACAGCCGGGTGATTGGAATCACAGCCCCATCCTGAAAGATATCCGCGACTACAACCAGGACGATTGCACATCCACGGCAGAGTTGCTGCAATGGTTACGGAAAGTGGTCGTCGAACATCAGATCACTGCGGTCAGCCTGGATTCCGAAACGGCTCCGTTGGCGCCAAAAGAATTGCCACCGGAGGTCGTGACGCGATTGGAGACCGCTGCACAGCTTCGCAGGCAAGGAGATGCCATCTCCCTGATTCTTGCCGATGTGATCGACTTCCATCGCCGGGAAGAAAAGCCCATGTGGTGGCGCATGTTTGACCGGGCCACGGCGACACCCGAAGAACTCCGGGATGACCCGGCCTGCCTCGAGGGGATCTGCGCCGTGGGACCTCCCATGCCCGAAAAACTTTCACTTGTACAAGAATATCGATTCGATCCCTCTCAGGAATGCAAACTAGCTGCCGGGGATAAATCCAAAGTGCTGTTCACTCATAATCTGAATGCAAAATTCACCCTCTTCGAGCTGGATATATCCACGGGCAGTCTAAGCCTTAAGATCAGTAAGAAAGCTCTGAGCGAGAAATTTTCAGGCGCGTTCCCCTCGCAGGGTTCACTGCTTCCGGACGAGCATGTCCCGGCAACGGCCATTCAGCTTGCGCTTACGGAAGTGGTGACCAGGCACCTCTCACACAACCTCAATGCTCCCGTGGCAGCCCTGTTGAACCGTGTGCCACCCCTCACACCGCTACAACGGAATGGCGAGTCTCCAACCGAAGCCGCCAAACGGGTGACGGAATCGATGGGCGGTGGATGCCTGGTCATCCAGGGGCCTCCCGGAACCGGCAAGACATTCACCGCCTCACAGGTCATCACGTCGCTTCTCGTTTCCGGCAAAAAAGTCGGTGTCGCATCCAACAGCCACAAGGCCGTGATGAATCTTCTCACCGCCTGCGGCGACGCCGCTCAAGAGAGTGGTTCTCGGCTCCAGGGAATAAAAGTCGGAGGGGACGCCGAAGATCCATTGTTTACCTGCAACCCCGGCTTGCAATACCTCAAAGACGCCACCTGCGCGCACCAGGCTTACACCGGCGGAGTTGTCGGCGGAACGGCTTGGCTCTTTACCAGGCCTGAGTGGGAAGGCGCACTCGATTTTTTGTTTATCGATGAAGCCGGACAGGTTGCCCTGGCCAACGCCATCGCGATGGCTCGATGCGCGAAGAACCTTGTGCTCCTGGGTGATCAGATGCAACTTGAACAGCCTGTGCAAGGCTCCCACCCCGGCGATGCAGGTCTTTCCGCCCTTCAATACGCGCTCAAAGACCTGGAAGCCAGCCAGCCCGATTCTCCTATCATGCATGCCGTGATACCTCCGGACTATGGGCTTTTCCTCGGCGAATCCCGCCGTATGCATCCGGCCGTCTGCCGCTTCATCTCGGAGAGCATGTATGAGGGCCGCCTTAAGTCACATGCCGACTGCGCCCGGCAGAAAATTGTGGTCCCGCCCGGTGCAAACAGCCTCATCGCCTGCGAAAGCGGGATCATATTCAGCGGCGTGGAGCACGATGGCAACGTTCAACAGAGTGACGAAGAAATTGAACGGGTCACGGCGATGTATCACGCACTCCAAGGACGTCTCTACACCGACAAGGACGGCGTCACCAGACCCCTGGCATTGGAGGACTTCCTTTTCATCGCCCCCTACAACGCGCAAGTCCGCGCGCTTCAGGTCGCCCTCCCAGACGGGGCACGCGTCGGAAGCGTTGATAAATTTCAAGGACAGGAAGCCCCTGTCTGCATCCTCTCACTCTGCTCCAGTTACGGGGAATACGGTTCACGCGGACTGGCCTTTATCCTTGACCGCAACCGGGTGAATGTGGCCATCTCCCGGGCGCAATGCCTGGCCATCGTGGTTGCTGATCCCCGGATCGCCGACACTCCTCCCGGCTCCCTGGACGACATGAAACTCATCAACCTGTTTTGCAAATTAACCGATACCTCCATATCCACATGA
- a CDS encoding alpha/beta hydrolase-fold protein: protein MKNFIVLLSGLMVALVALPILAHSPPEMEKNEAFEASGVSLTSLVKAYVEEDSPEKANELLADIQHMPEANVDSISKILQQPTPYEAQPVGPQPRRSIRVKGVDTEYALYVPPSYSPEQPMAFILCLHGAGFTGEAYLDRWIPRLGDKYILACPSVTMGSWWTRYGEDLALMVLQEVQKDYHIDPDRVFLSGMSNGGIGTWIIGMHHADRFAGIAPMASGIDDVLFPFVENLVHTPVYVIHGAADQVMPVQLSRDLVKEMERRGIPYQYQEHTWTHPHAGGHFFPRQALPELMTWFDAQQREPLPRTISLVRDATHLTPFSWVRIDMTDQIAAFTENLIDSRDEFITGGVYAKLHARVAAPNKIVVSTNRIRRYTLFLNQDLVDFSKPIIVETNGVISFDEMVNPRIETLLKEVRHRSDTHTLFPVKLTIDVPSPDILNEK, encoded by the coding sequence ATGAAAAATTTTATTGTCCTGCTTTCAGGCTTAATGGTGGCCCTGGTGGCTTTGCCCATTTTGGCCCATTCCCCGCCGGAAATGGAAAAGAACGAGGCCTTCGAGGCTTCGGGCGTGAGTCTGACCTCATTGGTGAAAGCCTATGTGGAGGAAGACTCTCCGGAAAAAGCCAACGAGCTGTTAGCCGACATTCAACATATGCCGGAGGCCAATGTTGACTCCATTTCAAAAATTCTTCAGCAGCCGACCCCGTATGAGGCTCAACCGGTTGGGCCCCAACCCCGTCGCTCTATTCGGGTGAAAGGAGTGGATACTGAGTATGCCTTGTATGTTCCTCCTTCCTATTCACCTGAACAGCCGATGGCATTCATCCTGTGTTTGCATGGGGCAGGGTTTACGGGTGAAGCCTATCTGGATCGCTGGATTCCACGTCTGGGTGATAAATATATTCTGGCCTGTCCTTCGGTGACCATGGGGTCATGGTGGACCAGATACGGCGAGGATCTGGCGTTAATGGTCTTACAGGAGGTTCAGAAGGATTACCATATCGATCCGGATCGGGTCTTTCTCTCCGGCATGTCCAATGGTGGAATTGGAACCTGGATTATCGGAATGCATCATGCGGATCGCTTTGCGGGTATCGCGCCGATGGCCAGTGGTATTGATGATGTGCTGTTTCCCTTCGTTGAAAATTTAGTTCATACGCCCGTCTATGTCATTCACGGCGCGGCAGATCAGGTTATGCCTGTGCAGTTGAGTCGCGATCTGGTGAAAGAGATGGAGCGTCGCGGCATTCCTTATCAGTACCAGGAGCATACCTGGACGCATCCCCATGCGGGAGGGCATTTCTTTCCCAGGCAGGCCCTGCCGGAACTGATGACCTGGTTTGATGCTCAACAACGAGAGCCATTACCACGGACTATCTCGTTGGTTCGGGATGCGACCCATCTCACGCCATTCTCGTGGGTGCGGATCGATATGACGGATCAGATTGCCGCCTTTACCGAAAACCTGATTGACAGCCGCGATGAATTTATTACGGGAGGGGTGTACGCCAAATTACACGCGCGGGTCGCGGCTCCCAACAAGATCGTGGTAAGCACCAATCGTATTCGCCGTTATACCCTGTTTCTGAATCAAGATCTGGTAGATTTTTCCAAACCTATTATCGTGGAAACAAATGGGGTGATATCTTTTGACGAAATGGTTAACCCTCGCATCGAAACGCTTTTAAAGGAAGTTCGACATCGCTCTGACACCCACACACTTTTTCCTGTCAAACTCACCATAGATGTGCCCTCTCCTGATATTCTGAATGAGAAGTAG
- a CDS encoding EcsC family protein translates to MTTLNHIDEQNLALAVDLLENPSFAAKVTNLIGGPVERAITMLPEGFSNKLLTTTHKALGKALDLAVSSIDERYRGEPANGAHRVLTTVSGAIGGAMGLMALSVELPISTTLMLRSIADIARSEGEPIMETGSKLACLEVFAMGGTSQADDGAETGYFAVRAALAGAMTEAGKYLLERGLTGAGAPPLVRFLSEIASRYSIQVSEKAAAQAIPLLGAAGGATINLLFMDHFQNMARGHFIVRRLERAHGKEAVQEAYRKFAARN, encoded by the coding sequence ATGACCACTCTCAATCATATCGACGAGCAGAATTTAGCATTAGCAGTAGATCTCTTAGAAAACCCCAGCTTTGCCGCGAAGGTCACGAATCTCATCGGAGGGCCGGTTGAAAGAGCCATCACCATGCTGCCCGAGGGATTTTCCAACAAACTCCTGACGACTACGCACAAAGCCTTGGGCAAAGCGTTGGATCTGGCTGTCTCCAGTATAGATGAACGGTATCGGGGTGAACCCGCCAATGGGGCTCACCGAGTATTGACGACCGTCAGTGGGGCAATCGGGGGAGCGATGGGGCTCATGGCATTGAGCGTAGAATTGCCGATCTCGACGACGCTGATGTTGCGATCTATCGCCGATATCGCGAGAAGTGAGGGAGAACCCATTATGGAGACTGGGAGCAAGTTGGCCTGTTTGGAGGTGTTCGCCATGGGGGGCACCAGTCAAGCGGATGACGGGGCGGAAACGGGATATTTTGCGGTGAGGGCCGCGTTGGCGGGTGCGATGACCGAAGCGGGCAAGTATCTGCTTGAACGTGGGTTGACGGGGGCAGGTGCCCCGCCATTGGTCAGATTTCTGTCTGAAATTGCCTCACGGTACAGTATCCAAGTCTCAGAAAAAGCGGCCGCCCAGGCGATCCCGTTGTTGGGGGCCGCAGGGGGAGCCACCATCAATTTGCTGTTTATGGATCATTTTCAAAATATGGCGCGTGGGCACTTTATCGTGCGGCGATTGGAACGCGCACATGGCAAAGAGGCCGTCCAAGAGGCCTATCGAAAGTTTGCCGCCAGGAATTAG
- the ribD gene encoding bifunctional diaminohydroxyphosphoribosylaminopyrimidine deaminase/5-amino-6-(5-phosphoribosylamino)uracil reductase RibD yields MKRALSLAAKGKGRTSPNPMVGAVIVKDRQIVGEAYHRQSGESHAEILALHQAGPRARGAVLYVTLEPCCHTNKRTPPCVPLLIQSGLARICVAMVDPNPQVNGRGLQQLKQANIPVSVGVCEQAARHLNTVYAYWITTGRPLVTLKGAMTLDGKIATATGVSRWITGERARQDVHRLRNQMDAILVGVGTVIADDPELSARGTTMTNRRVGRQPVRVVLDSRLRIPSNAKVLQWVGEQPTILCTTTQAPPQRIARLRKRGIQVWVLPGQGGRVSLKACLSRLGKEGLTSVLIEGGGRVNAAAFQQGLVNQVRLYMTPKLLGGQDAIGLIGGQSPKTLNRAWPLADCQLKKLGNDWLVTGTIESRR; encoded by the coding sequence ATGAAGCGAGCCCTTTCCCTCGCCGCCAAGGGGAAAGGGCGTACAAGTCCCAATCCCATGGTCGGGGCGGTGATTGTCAAAGATAGGCAGATCGTAGGAGAAGCCTATCACCGTCAGTCCGGCGAATCACATGCAGAAATTCTCGCTCTCCATCAAGCGGGCCCTCGAGCGCGAGGGGCCGTCCTCTATGTGACGTTAGAACCCTGTTGCCATACCAATAAGCGCACGCCTCCCTGTGTCCCACTCCTCATTCAGTCCGGTTTAGCCCGAATATGCGTGGCGATGGTCGATCCCAATCCACAGGTTAATGGGCGGGGGCTTCAACAACTCAAGCAAGCCAATATTCCGGTATCGGTTGGGGTGTGTGAACAGGCTGCACGGCATTTGAATACGGTCTATGCCTATTGGATCACGACCGGACGCCCGTTGGTGACTCTCAAAGGGGCAATGACCTTGGATGGAAAAATCGCGACGGCCACCGGTGTGTCACGGTGGATCACAGGGGAACGTGCACGTCAGGATGTCCATCGTTTGCGTAACCAGATGGATGCCATTCTGGTTGGCGTCGGAACGGTCATCGCCGACGATCCTGAATTGTCGGCCAGGGGAACAACGATGACAAACAGACGTGTGGGACGGCAACCGGTCAGAGTCGTTCTCGATAGCCGATTGCGCATTCCCTCCAATGCCAAGGTTTTGCAATGGGTGGGTGAGCAACCCACCATTTTGTGCACGACCACACAGGCTCCACCCCAAAGAATCGCACGTTTGAGAAAACGTGGTATTCAGGTGTGGGTATTACCTGGCCAAGGCGGAAGAGTCTCCCTGAAGGCCTGTCTATCCCGGTTAGGGAAAGAAGGTCTCACCTCGGTGCTCATTGAGGGAGGAGGTAGGGTGAATGCTGCCGCGTTTCAACAGGGACTGGTGAATCAGGTAAGATTGTATATGACTCCCAAGCTGCTCGGGGGGCAGGATGCCATCGGCCTCATCGGGGGGCAGTCCCCGAAAACGCTGAATCGGGCCTGGCCACTCGCTGATTGCCAACTTAAAAAACTCGGGAATGATTGGCTCGTCACGGGAACGATTGAGTCACGACGGTGA
- the ppdK gene encoding pyruvate, phosphate dikinase — MRHKKYVYFFGGGKAEGSGNMKELLGGKGSGLAEMTNLKISVPSGFTITTEACVEYFHAKKRFPAGMWDQALNGLRQVEKTMKARLGDPDNPLLVSVRSGARASMPGMMDTVLNLGLNQQTVQGLGKKTGNHRFAVDAYRRFITMFGSVVMGIPRERFEHTLEAMKHAQGVKHDTDLTEDALAQLVEQYQELVKTETARDFPQDPFEQLRMAVDAVFDSWFGDRAVTYRRLYDIPDEWGTAVNVQSMVFGNMGDTSGTGVAFTRNPANGVPVFFGECLLNAQGEDVVAGIRTPLPVVALQDTLPEAYKDLIKTQRTLEKHYRDMLDLEFTIQEGKLYMLQTRIGKRTGIAAVRIAVDMVRQGLIDRREAVKRVAPEQLSQYLYPIFESSDEAKFQSVGKGLPAGPGAAAGRIALTPDQAVAMKARGERTILVRHETSPDDIHGMHAAEGFLTAKGGMTSHAAVVARQMGKVCIAGCDAVEVLSNGKVQFGSMILSEGDFLSLNGFTGQVYAGDIPVVDSEVIQVIQGRMDQKDSEKYQYFSTILKWADAFRVLKIRSNADIPEQAHIARGFGAEGIGLCRTEHMFFAEDRVPIMQQMILASSREERELYLEQLLPLQRQDFIGLYREMKGFPVTIRLLDPPLHEFLPKREHLLVELAKLEVTNGDPQVIQEKQRILDRVEELHEYNPMLGLRGCRLGITMPEITRMQVQAIFEAACEVAREGKKIVPEIMIPLVGMPSEMKAQKELIQEVAQQTMAEYGMKLNYLIGTMIELPRAAVTAGRIAEYAEFFSFGTNDLTQTTFGFSRDDAGPYIGFYMDRQDRCPVCQRTNVDWKKMVCRMCKATIDKKAENILDADPFAVLDQEGVGALMKWAIQDGRKTRPLIKLGICGEHGGEPSSVAFCHELGLNYVSCSPYRVAIARLAAAQAAVAVLEREETQRQSRSTSGNSGNPRTVAAKSGLTKTAKKAPSTKTSGKKVTSRKVVAGKKPATKKPAAKSAVKKKAVTKTRSKKSPSKKTASSSPSRKKRATAAIRR; from the coding sequence ATGCGGCACAAAAAATATGTCTATTTCTTTGGCGGCGGCAAAGCCGAAGGATCCGGCAACATGAAGGAGCTCTTAGGAGGGAAAGGGTCGGGATTGGCTGAAATGACCAACCTGAAAATTTCTGTTCCTTCCGGGTTCACGATTACCACTGAAGCCTGTGTGGAATACTTTCATGCCAAAAAACGCTTTCCCGCCGGGATGTGGGATCAGGCGCTGAATGGCCTGCGGCAGGTCGAAAAAACCATGAAGGCCAGGCTCGGCGATCCGGACAATCCCTTGCTAGTGTCGGTGCGGTCAGGGGCACGGGCGTCGATGCCCGGTATGATGGATACGGTATTGAATCTCGGCCTCAACCAACAGACGGTTCAGGGTTTGGGCAAAAAAACCGGCAATCACCGGTTTGCCGTTGATGCCTACCGTCGGTTTATCACGATGTTTGGCAGCGTGGTGATGGGCATTCCCCGTGAGCGCTTTGAACATACTCTGGAGGCGATGAAACATGCACAAGGGGTCAAGCACGATACCGATTTGACTGAAGACGCCTTGGCGCAGTTAGTGGAGCAGTATCAGGAATTGGTCAAAACCGAAACCGCGCGGGATTTTCCGCAAGATCCATTTGAACAACTTCGGATGGCGGTGGATGCGGTGTTTGATTCCTGGTTTGGGGATCGTGCCGTGACGTATCGCCGGCTCTACGATATTCCCGATGAATGGGGAACGGCCGTCAATGTCCAGTCGATGGTGTTCGGCAACATGGGCGATACCAGCGGGACAGGGGTGGCCTTTACCCGGAATCCCGCGAACGGGGTCCCGGTCTTTTTTGGCGAGTGCCTGTTGAATGCCCAGGGCGAGGATGTCGTGGCTGGTATTCGAACTCCCCTGCCGGTCGTTGCGTTACAAGACACGTTGCCGGAGGCGTATAAGGATCTCATCAAGACCCAGCGTACCCTGGAAAAACATTATCGGGATATGCTCGATCTGGAATTCACGATCCAAGAGGGAAAATTATATATGCTGCAAACCCGGATTGGAAAACGGACGGGTATTGCTGCGGTTCGGATTGCCGTAGATATGGTTCGTCAGGGACTCATCGACCGGAGAGAAGCTGTGAAGCGGGTTGCCCCGGAACAACTCTCTCAATATCTGTACCCCATTTTCGAGAGCAGTGATGAGGCGAAATTTCAGTCAGTCGGTAAAGGGCTTCCAGCGGGTCCGGGAGCTGCGGCTGGCCGTATTGCTCTCACCCCGGATCAAGCCGTGGCCATGAAAGCCAGGGGGGAACGGACCATCCTGGTCCGTCATGAGACGAGTCCTGATGATATTCATGGGATGCATGCAGCGGAAGGATTTCTGACGGCTAAGGGTGGGATGACCTCGCATGCGGCTGTGGTGGCCCGTCAGATGGGAAAAGTCTGTATTGCCGGCTGTGATGCCGTGGAAGTCCTATCGAATGGAAAGGTGCAATTTGGATCCATGATTCTGTCTGAAGGAGATTTTCTCTCCTTGAACGGGTTTACCGGACAGGTCTATGCGGGAGACATTCCCGTGGTGGATTCCGAAGTGATCCAAGTCATTCAGGGAAGAATGGATCAGAAAGATTCTGAAAAGTATCAGTATTTCTCGACGATTTTGAAATGGGCCGATGCGTTCAGAGTGCTGAAGATTCGATCCAATGCGGACATTCCCGAACAAGCGCACATTGCACGAGGGTTCGGGGCCGAAGGTATCGGGCTCTGCCGGACCGAACACATGTTTTTTGCCGAAGACCGCGTACCCATCATGCAGCAAATGATCCTGGCATCCTCCAGAGAAGAGCGTGAGTTGTATTTAGAGCAGCTGTTGCCACTTCAACGGCAGGACTTTATCGGACTCTATCGTGAAATGAAGGGATTTCCGGTCACAATTCGCCTACTCGATCCTCCCCTCCATGAATTTTTGCCCAAACGCGAACATCTGCTGGTGGAACTTGCGAAGTTGGAAGTGACCAATGGAGATCCTCAGGTCATTCAGGAGAAACAACGGATACTGGATCGTGTCGAAGAGCTGCATGAGTATAATCCCATGCTGGGTCTTCGGGGATGTCGCCTTGGGATTACTATGCCGGAAATTACCCGTATGCAGGTTCAGGCGATTTTTGAAGCAGCCTGTGAAGTCGCCCGCGAAGGGAAGAAGATCGTGCCGGAGATCATGATCCCGTTGGTGGGAATGCCGTCGGAGATGAAAGCTCAAAAAGAACTGATTCAAGAAGTGGCGCAACAGACCATGGCGGAATATGGCATGAAGCTGAATTACCTGATCGGCACCATGATCGAACTCCCCCGCGCGGCGGTGACGGCAGGACGAATCGCCGAATATGCGGAATTCTTTTCCTTCGGGACCAATGATCTGACGCAAACGACGTTCGGGTTTTCTCGTGATGACGCAGGACCGTATATCGGGTTTTACATGGATCGCCAGGACCGGTGTCCGGTCTGTCAGCGGACCAACGTGGATTGGAAGAAAATGGTGTGCCGGATGTGTAAGGCCACGATCGACAAAAAGGCGGAAAATATTTTGGATGCAGATCCCTTTGCCGTGTTGGATCAAGAAGGGGTTGGAGCCCTCATGAAATGGGCGATTCAGGACGGGCGGAAGACACGTCCGTTAATTAAACTTGGAATCTGCGGAGAGCATGGTGGTGAACCAAGTTCCGTGGCTTTTTGTCATGAATTAGGCCTGAATTATGTGAGCTGTTCGCCTTACCGTGTGGCCATCGCACGGCTCGCTGCGGCTCAAGCCGCCGTGGCGGTGCTCGAACGTGAGGAGACTCAACGACAGTCTCGCTCAACGTCGGGTAACAGCGGTAACCCCCGAACGGTGGCGGCCAAATCCGGTCTCACCAAAACGGCTAAAAAGGCACCATCCACAAAAACAAGCGGGAAAAAAGTCACGAGCAGGAAGGTCGTGGCCGGAAAGAAACCAGCCACAAAGAAACCGGCAGCGAAGAGCGCAGTGAAGAAGAAAGCCGTGACGAAGACAAGGAGTAAAAAGAGTCCATCCAAGAAAACGGCTTCTTCGTCTCCTTCCCGTAAAAAACGCGCTACGGCTGCTATACGGCGGTGA